One stretch of Streptomyces sp. NBC_00443 DNA includes these proteins:
- a CDS encoding carboxymuconolactone decarboxylase family protein produces MTTNTTATQGTSAIHSAIDISIDTGIDSAIATAEAARTRLDLAKSAPRVFRAIVGFDAAAREGLDPALVELIQIRASHLNHCAYCLHMHTNDARKAGENEDRLHLVAVWREARHFYTEKEQAALALTEAVTLVADGGVPDEVYARAAAHFDDQELAHVLALILTINTWNRVALATGKVAGTDERR; encoded by the coding sequence ATGACGACGAACACGACCGCCACGCAGGGCACTTCCGCCATCCACTCCGCCATCGACATCTCCATCGACACCGGCATCGACTCCGCCATCGCCACGGCCGAGGCCGCGCGGACCCGCCTGGACCTCGCGAAGTCCGCTCCCAGGGTCTTCCGCGCCATCGTCGGCTTCGACGCCGCCGCCCGTGAGGGCCTGGACCCCGCACTGGTCGAGCTGATCCAGATCCGCGCCTCGCACCTCAACCACTGCGCCTACTGCCTCCACATGCACACCAACGACGCCCGCAAGGCCGGCGAGAACGAGGACCGGCTGCACCTGGTCGCCGTCTGGCGCGAGGCCCGTCACTTCTACACCGAGAAGGAACAGGCGGCTCTGGCCCTGACGGAGGCGGTGACCCTGGTGGCCGACGGCGGAGTCCCCGACGAGGTCTACGCCCGGGCCGCGGCACACTTCGACGATCAGGAACTGGCCCACGTGCTGGCCCTGATCCTCACGATCAACACATGGAACAGGGTGGCGTTGGCGACGGGGAAGGTGGCAGGGACGGACGAGCGGCGCTAG